From Malus sylvestris chromosome 1, drMalSylv7.2, whole genome shotgun sequence:
tttttttttttatgaaagtgCGTATGTTTGGATATATAGTACATTTGTGATTAATCATTAGTTGATTGTTGATTAGGTGACGAGAAAATTAGATCGAAATTAGGTTGGAGGGCACGACGAGAAATTTGTCTTGGGATTGCTAGGGGCCTTGTTCACATTCATGAGGAGGTGAAACCACATATTGTGCACAGAGATATCAAAGCCAGCAATATACTTTTGGAGAAGAACTTTCATCCAAGAATTTCAGATTTTGGGTTATCAAAACTATTTCCACAGAACATTTCTCACATTAGTACACGAGTGGCTGGAACATTGTAAGTAGAATATATTGTCCAAGGGCTGAAATGCTAGAACTGGTTTCAATAGAAATTGCATATATGATTTGGTTTGTATTGACAATACTAATGGTGCAAACTTCTTGTTGATGACAAAGAGGTTATTTGGCTCCGGAGTATGCAATCACTGGACATTTAACGCGAAAATCAGACGTATATAGTTTCGGAGTGTTGATTTTGCAAATAGTCAGTGGACGATCGATAGTTGACTTTGATATGGAACTTGGAGAACACTATCTTGTCGAAAAGGTATGATCTTATATATATGATAATTATATACAAATTCTATCAACTATAATGCTAGTGATATGCATGACTTTTTATACTTGGAAATTAATTTTGCAATTTTAAATTCTTTACACATTATCCAGGATTTATCATAAAACCTTGTATCGATGAATGGATTGAGTAGACCAAGAGTAGTTTTGTAAAGAAAATTAAATCCTCACCCATTtcatggagagatttttcagtgtaatcGGTATACAGGGTGGTACACCACTTGTCATTAAACAAATGgtaggatatgtgtgctaaaaagttaataacataaaaaataaaatttcccaccattcctattaaaacacgtggtataccatctgtattcccgtcacaattaaaaatttcccCACTTCATGAAATAATTGGTACACCATTCTGAAAGGTCTTCTTCGCACCAGTAGCCCAAGGGTCCAACGCTTATTTAAAATGATTATGCATAAAtaagctttaaaacacttaTTCTAGAACCGAACcttgatttatatatatatatatatatatatatatatatatatatataatattcttttactgaaaccttgttggttttcaatttttgatctaagtccctgaaattaatatgataatttatttctatttatgttactatattttttttaattaaaaattaaaatttatagttgtttatgttaatgagattttaaataaaaacccataatttgtgggattaaaaatattaaaatataagttatactattgtgtgtgtgtgtaaacatgggtacattcatcaaaattaacaaaaaaattattgtaccaaaacatgggtacattcttcaaaactattaaaaaataataaaaaaataaaaaataaataaagatactaggcttaataacattagtaaatttcttcgataaAACTTGACATGAATACATtctcaaataaaagaaaaagaatgtacccatataagtttaaaaatggtacattttacatataacaaattggtatatttaagaatgggtacatttttagattaaaaatttgaaaacattttttaaaaagctactgggtacaaacttattctaattttttatttattttggaaatgttttggattaaaaattagttaggagtttaataaacatgtgagtattaaaatcctaaatcaattattaatttttattttaaaaaattatgtaactgacatgtaaattcattattacattaatgctaAGGACTTGGAtaaaaatctgaaaactaataaggtttcagtcaataaacattagtaactaagaaccggatactaatttttcccttATATATTGTGCATAAGTCAATGTTTTTAACTATTTGAGTTACGTACAAGACCTTAATGAATAACAAATTGGCTAATGCtaggaagattaaatttttaaaccaaattttataaaccaaatgatgtggatgttaatgattggattattacttaaatgttgattaacgtgcttatttcttatttgtgacacatcatttgatttacaaatttagatttcttatttgtgacacatcatttgatttacaaatttagcttaatttttttatttccctAACATTATTCATATAATTAACTCTAGTCACCCGACAAGAaagttacacacacacacacacacatatatatatatgtatgtatagatGCATGCATGTGATAAACTGGTTTGGTAAGCACATTTCAAATCACAAATTAATAAGTACACGTAATACCCAAAAAAGAAACTGGCATCAAATTTGGATCCTAATTAACCTATATGAAATATTACCAAACCTGAATTAATAGTGAGACTGCATGGATCTGATGGTGATGCATGCAGGCATGGGAAATGTACAAGGGAAAGAAGCTTGTAGATCTAGTGGACTCTTCTCTCGAACTTGACGGAAACATTTCAGAAAAAGAAGCCGTCCAATTCCTAAAGGTGGGTCTGCTTTGTGTACAAGAAAAATCCAGCCTCCGACCCCGCATGTCTACAGCCATTAAGCTGATGACGATGAATGAGATCAACGTTAATAACGTGGAGATAGGCGAGCCAGGAGTCATTACTGATAATATGGACCTCAAAATAGCCCAAAGGGCTGAGAGAAGCTCACCGCTTAGCATCAAAGCCAGCATGCAAAGCCCCCAAATCTAtctttattacaaaaaaaattagaaatttgaattaACTGTAGGCTTAAGCGCTTAAAGGcttgtttgataatcattttattttgtattttggtGCTTAAGATATGAAGATGCGGATGatggaagagagaaagaaataacgatgaatgaatgaaaacaaaatttttgaacataaaaacaagttaaaataactttttatttttattctttagttttcatttttgtatGTCGAACTTTCTTTATACATTTGTTTTAAACTCATCCCACCATTTTTCTCCACTATTACATTTTTCCCTTGTAATGTGCTGTATAGATCGTTACAAGCCTAGCAACGACTACTTGTGGTGCAGTTGCATATACAGGCATGAAGAATCTAACAGAATATAATCTCCCATTTGTAACATGATGTAATAGGGTTTTTGCAGAGCCATCCAATCAATAAgttcacagagagagagagagagagagagatatcaAAGCTTTTTCTCTCCACTCTTCTCTCTATATCTCATTTAATAAGCACGAattgtttaattttgttaatgTTTATATTATATAGATTTTGAATTTATGCCACACTCGTTTAAAAAAATGACACACAAGCAGGCTAATTTTCAGTGATCCAAATTTATAATCGGATAATAAAAACGCGTATAGATATTGAGAGACAATATCAATCTAAGAGAACATGTAATCTTATATATGGATATGTGTTGTTGGGGGCCATATATATATGTCTTGTTTCTCAATTGCCgtgaaaaaaaaatgaccaGTTCATAAAAATATAGGGTTTTGCTGGTTTATGGGCATGATGAACCTTGATATAAATTTAGACTAATTATAAAATGCTCACCCGTAATCCAGCAGATAAGGCACATTACATAGTCTACTTTAGGGATTGGCGACTAATTACCCATTCAGTGACTTTGGCACTGGACATTCCAAAAATGGGTACTATCAAGTCTAGTGAATTAAATTCAATAATATATGCATGTTGACGCTCCAACCTTTCTCCTCCTTTCAGGGCCTATCCGAAAAATAATCCAGTACTTATTGGATTCTCTTTCATACCAATGCAATTGATTGGAGTTTGGTCACTAATTCCATAAAAAGATCATTCATTGACCCCCAAGATAGAAAAAAAGAGCAAAACTGTGATAAATCCGAAGTTAGTGTATAGTTGTCCTCCACTGAGATGAGTTGACTAGTGGTTCCCTCTCCGAAGTAGTGTAAATTGTTTTTGCCTCGCCTTGCGAGTACTGTGGACCTGTGGTCGCGATGTTGTGATGGCCGAATTGGTCTTCGCCTTTGGATTATGAGTTATGTACATCTTGCTCTACTGCAATGATTTTATGTGATCCCGTTCTTCAGCGATAATCGATGTCGCTGTCAGTATAACTCTGTTGCGTCTATTGTTAATTGTGACCGACAATATTAGTGACAATTGTGCGCTTGGGGattgtgtgtttgtgtttgttgCAGTCTTTTAGGGGTTTactcttgtttgtttaattgtACAAATTCACTTCAGATCAAACTATTGATCACCAGAACAATATACCAAATGACACTAATTAATGGAATACCACCCTATGGTTtcctgtaaaaaaaaaagttgggaaaGAATCTTATTCCTGAGTTCGAGTGTACAATGTCTACACATATACAACCCAGAAGGTAGCTATGTAGGTCCCCACTAGCCAGTGCATGATGAAGATATTTCAATGTGTTTGGAACACGAGGTGATaaaccacgtgtcattatacaagtggTGAGATACTTCTGTTAAAAAATTAgcaactttaaaaataaaacttctctcaaattatataatgacatatggTATACCATGCATTTGTATTTCGGacacaatgaaattttttttctacatGATGTACATACCTACATCTATATCATTATTCCTAGATTCATAATAATATATAAGTAtacttttacaattttattttcacaatttaAGCTAATTAAGACGTTGTGCCTCTAGGCTGGCCAATCCCAGGAGAATGTTGGTTGTGTGTATGGCAACGGCATGCATGCacttaaattgaaaatttaaatatatgggAATCCAATTTCCAAAAATCCCCAGtaattggttttggttttgcgTTTCCCAGGAGGGAAGCTCATCAAGGTGGTCCATCTCTTTGCCTGACGAAATGTCCTTTTTCTTCTTGACCTGCTTTGACCGTATGCTATATATTCCCTGCTAGCCAATTGGTGAAaagatatataaaatatatattcagagagagagagagagagagagatagaaggggagggagagagaggtggTCCAGTCTTTTTTGTGCTTgtagtatgtatgtatgtatgagaTTCCTAATAGCATGATGATAATCCTCTCTGCTGCAAAAAAACACTTTTGCTTTTCCTGGaatccatacatacatactTTTCTTCTTCAAGCCCTCGCCAGTCGTACGTTTGTTTGTGTCATGTGTGACTCTTAATTTGCGTTTACaactttagagagagagagagagagagagagagagagagagagagagagagagagagagagagagagagagagagagagagagagagagagattagctAGACCTAGATACATACAACGCAGATGAGCTTAAACttaaattcttttcttttctcttctctaTACTTTCGTTCGTTGTATAGCACAGATGGGAAGATGTGCTCACTGATCCACTAGTTAGCTGTGCGCATGCTGCACGACAAGGAATATTATTATATTGTGATCATATGTCTGGGACTTAGGAAAATCTTATCTATATAATcaaaaaatctaaaattacTCCATATTATTGAATGGCTAATGTTAGCATTTTCTTTAGTGAATGCTGCCCTACTTAGAGCCTTTAAATCCAATAACTCTCAAAGAAAATTTATCACATCtctatttaatatatatttttagtagAGAAGAATGTCAGATTAACCTCCTTGTCCGGGTCTAAAATGTGTGTAGCGCCATCCCTCTTTCGAAGGAAAAGGGACTATTGATCAGGCAAagcttttttaatattttggtttctttacctttttattctttttttttttgggggggtttCTTTAATCTTAACTCATTTGATATTGTGGTCTCAAAACTCAAAGATCTGAAATCTCTCATTGTCCTGAAAatcttgttttttctttgtcgagaaagaaaaatgataatGGACAATGTCATGCAATCTAATCGCCAAGACCATAACTTAATTTAGTAAACCCTAAATTTGAATTAGATTTATAAATCTAAATTAAAATGTAATTTGTCCGAATGGTTAGACAAACCATATGATCTATTCAACAATAGATAACTAGATTGGATTAATGGGACTTATCTGCacgattaattaaaaaaaagagtttCTTATTGTTTAAAGAATATTTAAGGTTTGAAATTACATAATAATCATCTAATACTTCATGGATCTCTTGTGATAACAAAACTTAAGCGAATTAAAAGACAAAACACAgagaaaacaaatataaaaaaaacaaattatataGCTCCCTTGAGTTTATTAACCAGATGGATGGATTTTGGTGTCATGTGTCACGGCTCATGAGAGTAATCTGATCTGATCTGATGGGCAACATTGAAAGTAAGTTGTAACTTCCATGTTGTGTCAGGTTTCGACCTTCTTTTTAACCAGAACCAGCTTCTAATTTTACCGTAATTTGGGCCAAAGCTTTTGCCACAGTTTGTTGGTTTCCAGTGCCCCTCGTTACATGTGTATGGTGAAATGATTAAAGTCTCATGGAAAATACATGTGACAACCAGTAAAATGACAAATCTATATTTCAGAAAAGCAAAATAATTCTCTCTGCAAAAGTAGAAGCATCTCATCTCATCACATCCATGgtgaaaaaaaaccctaaaccatCCACATGAAGGAGAAGAacgagagaaagaagaagataaagtacCTTTTCTGATCAGAAACATCTGCCTCCATACTTTCTAAATTACGGTGCTGCCCCTGTGGAATAATATTACAAATACTCCAAGATGACCATAACATCCCTATCTAGCTAGTTCTAGCTAAAATccttgaaatgaaaataaaacatTACACAAAAGCTTTGAAACTATCTGCAAAAttaatgaggaagaagaaatagAACAAGATGAAGAGACACAGCCATGGACATGGGTTTTATATGCATGGCTCCTCATACGCCATCCACGGAGGCCATCGATGTTCGGTGGAACTCTGCAAATGGCATACAGGGAGCCaggcacatatatatatacatgtatatgtatgtatgcgtGAATCACTCTAGCTAGTTACATAAATACGACTAATTAACAAACCTACATGGATCAATTGATGAGGTATATATGTTCTTACATATTTACCAGCTAGGGTTTGTAGAAAATattcaaccctaaacctaatcTAATGCTAACCCAACATCCTAATACTCTCCATGAATATGAGTAGGTATGCATGCGTATGCTATAAAaatgagtgtttttttttcttttttgtaacaTGGGTTTTTGAGGGAGAGCAAATTATGCATGGATTTGGAGTGAATaagattttgtaggtaaagctagACCGGGGAAGCTTTGCCATGGCTATAGAGGGTAAGACAAGGAGAGGCTGCAGTAGTggggggagagagggagagagagagagagagagagagagaaagacagagagagGCTTATAtttaggagagagagaaggggggagAGCGAAAAATGGGATAATGATGGGAACTGGGTCATAATCAAAATGGAGTTTCAAAGCCCCACAGGCATAGAGGAAGACCCATTTGAATTGGTATAAAACAAGCAAACCAGAGGGCTAAACTTGGGTATTTAAAGGGGTAGAGCCTAATATTTTgtgggttctttttttttttcttttcttgtgtaTGGGATTTTCAGAGTGAAAGGAGGAAGAATGTGGGGTTGGAGTTGCACCCCCATCTATTGCCCTCTAAATATAGGCACCAAGCCAACCAGGAGAGAGAAACGAAGGAGTGAGACCAAGAGAGAGAGCAAATAGGGTTCGTCTGTGGTTTGGGTTAATAACCACGCAATTTCCTAAGCTAGGCCTTACGGTGTTTGAAATCTCCTTTTCTGGGTCGTAAAGCAAACTTTGCTTTTCTCTTCTCTGAAGCTCACTTTGTCTGGGAGTGCTTGGAAGACTTGGATTCCTTCATCCGTCTCCTTAC
This genomic window contains:
- the LOC126613732 gene encoding putative serine/threonine-protein kinase, whose amino-acid sequence is MKFLLPCSKCFSSPGIIDDNNTHGVQFLQNVRNFKYKELKVATNDFHPSNKIGEGGFGSVFKGKLNDGVAVAVKVLSAESKQGDREFISELASLSSIRHQNLVKMRGGCVEGRRRILVYDYMEHNSLAHILLGDEKIRSKLGWRARREICLGIARGLVHIHEEVKPHIVHRDIKASNILLEKNFHPRISDFGLSKLFPQNISHISTRVAGTLGYLAPEYAITGHLTRKSDVYSFGVLILQIVSGRSIVDFDMELGEHYLVEKAWEMYKGKKLVDLVDSSLELDGNISEKEAVQFLKVGLLCVQEKSSLRPRMSTAIKLMTMNEINVNNVEIGEPGVITDNMDLKIAQRAERSSPLSIKASMQSPQIYLYYKKN